One Methylomonas sp. LL1 DNA window includes the following coding sequences:
- a CDS encoding formylmethanofuran dehydrogenase subunit C, protein MSALTFTLKQPTAQRVDMSPLVCQKLQGLDVDAIAAIELQNGKRKLRVDELFYITGKNTQEIIIANATAKLDFIGKEMDGGSISVQGDAGAYLGMQMKSGCICVTGDAGLYAACEMKNGLLQIDGNAGDFLGGALPGNKQGMKGGIVLVKGNVGQRAGDHMRRGQILIEGNAGDYCGSRMVAGTIAVMGNTGRYLGYAMRRGTLLLWNPPQLSATFNDCGSHTLAFLPLLFASFKSLNSRFADSSAAFNRVQRYGGDMAETGRGEVLVKI, encoded by the coding sequence ATGAGCGCGTTAACCTTTACCCTGAAACAGCCCACTGCTCAGCGCGTCGATATGTCGCCACTGGTATGCCAAAAGCTGCAAGGTTTGGATGTTGATGCCATCGCCGCCATCGAACTACAAAACGGCAAGCGTAAACTGCGCGTCGACGAATTGTTTTATATCACCGGCAAGAACACCCAGGAAATCATTATCGCCAACGCTACCGCTAAACTGGATTTCATCGGCAAGGAAATGGATGGCGGCAGCATCAGCGTGCAAGGCGATGCCGGAGCCTATCTAGGCATGCAAATGAAATCCGGCTGTATTTGTGTAACCGGCGATGCCGGCTTATACGCAGCCTGCGAAATGAAAAACGGCCTTCTGCAGATCGACGGCAACGCAGGCGACTTCCTCGGCGGCGCCTTGCCCGGCAACAAGCAGGGTATGAAAGGCGGCATCGTACTGGTGAAAGGCAACGTCGGCCAGCGCGCCGGCGACCACATGCGCCGAGGTCAGATTTTAATCGAAGGCAATGCCGGCGATTATTGCGGCTCACGTATGGTGGCCGGCACCATCGCCGTGATGGGCAACACCGGCCGTTATCTCGGCTATGCCATGCGGCGCGGCACCTTGCTGTTGTGGAACCCGCCGCAATTGTCCGCCACTTTCAACGACTGCGGCTCACATACCCTGGCGTTTTTGCCGCTGCTGTTTGCCTCGTTCAAATCACTGAATTCGCGCTTTGCCGACAGCAGCGCGGCATTTAACCGGGTGCAACGTTATGGCGGCGACATGGCGGAGACTGGACGCGGTGAAGTATTAGTCAAAATCTAA